In a single window of the Melioribacteraceae bacterium genome:
- a CDS encoding TonB-dependent receptor — protein sequence MKILFSFLLILIFNLRLYSQDTLKATLENVIVTATKTESQYLSIASSVTVIDSKEILTSGKSSVAEILRTVPGINVIQQGGLGKLTRVFMRGANSEHTLVIIDGVKVNDPSSPNNAFDFGTMNTYDIDKIEIVRGAQSTLYGSDAIAGVINIITKNGSEKPGYYASIEGGSNTFYKGILSASGSYNSISYNISSTRLSTEGISAANSIYGNSEKDNFITNALTSNIAINIVPQLKIGLQYKFSYSEAGLDQSEKLGDDPNFNYKTEEQLLKFDASAELLNGIWKPQFSASVTKRYSRSLDEPDIVRPNDYLDNYARGNRIKFDFQNNFNLGKMNLLTIGLESQTEKAHTSYNSTSLWGPYESVFPEESMRTLGIYVQNQLNVSNQFFVTAGFRYDDNQKFGNIITYRIAPSYYVSSTNTKLKFTYGTGFKAPSLFYLFDPMFGNRDLKPEKSNGYDFGIEQFFASGKYSFGVNYFSLKLKNMFGFDANYKTVNIAEASSNGLEFFLSLKNVRGLNITSSYTYNKSKDEHSLSSDYNQQLLRRPKHQFSISTYYIFNIDLSVGTEYRFVGERDDKDFSAFPAARVTMPSYSILDLSARYKIFNNISLNARIENLFNKEYEEVLFYGTLKRTFYAGVSYSL from the coding sequence ATGAAAATACTATTTTCATTTCTATTAATTCTAATTTTTAATCTGCGGTTATATTCTCAGGATACACTTAAGGCTACTCTCGAAAATGTAATTGTAACCGCCACAAAAACAGAAAGCCAGTATTTATCTATCGCCAGCTCTGTTACAGTAATTGATTCCAAAGAAATTTTAACAAGCGGGAAAAGTTCGGTTGCCGAAATACTTCGCACTGTTCCCGGGATCAATGTTATACAGCAAGGCGGATTAGGGAAGTTAACCCGTGTATTTATGCGGGGGGCAAATTCCGAGCATACTTTAGTTATTATTGATGGAGTAAAAGTAAATGATCCCTCCTCTCCAAATAACGCATTCGATTTTGGGACAATGAATACTTATGATATCGATAAAATTGAAATTGTTAGAGGTGCACAAAGCACATTATATGGTTCTGACGCAATAGCGGGAGTTATTAATATTATTACTAAAAACGGATCAGAAAAACCGGGATATTATGCTTCCATTGAGGGAGGTTCAAACACTTTTTATAAAGGTATTTTGAGTGCTTCGGGAAGTTATAATTCCATTTCATATAATATTTCTTCAACACGATTAAGTACCGAGGGAATATCAGCCGCTAATAGTATTTATGGGAATAGTGAAAAAGACAATTTTATTACAAATGCTTTAACTTCTAATATCGCAATTAATATAGTGCCTCAATTAAAAATTGGACTACAATATAAATTTTCATATTCAGAAGCAGGATTGGATCAAAGTGAAAAACTCGGTGATGATCCAAATTTTAATTACAAGACTGAAGAACAATTGCTAAAATTTGATGCATCTGCTGAACTGTTGAATGGTATTTGGAAACCGCAATTTTCGGCATCCGTTACTAAACGCTACAGTCGTTCGTTGGATGAACCTGATATAGTAAGGCCAAATGATTATCTCGATAATTATGCTCGCGGTAATAGGATAAAATTTGATTTCCAGAATAATTTCAATCTAGGCAAAATGAATCTATTGACTATTGGTTTAGAAAGTCAGACTGAAAAAGCTCACACAAGTTATAATTCAACAAGTTTGTGGGGTCCTTACGAAAGTGTTTTTCCGGAGGAATCTATGAGGACGCTTGGAATATATGTCCAAAACCAATTAAATGTCAGCAATCAATTTTTTGTTACTGCAGGTTTCCGCTATGACGATAATCAGAAATTCGGAAATATCATCACATACCGAATAGCTCCATCATACTATGTCAGTTCTACAAATACAAAACTAAAGTTTACCTACGGCACAGGATTTAAAGCTCCTTCATTATTTTACTTATTTGATCCGATGTTCGGCAATCGTGATTTAAAACCGGAGAAGAGCAATGGTTATGATTTTGGAATTGAACAATTTTTTGCATCGGGTAAATATTCTTTCGGTGTGAATTACTTCTCTCTCAAACTAAAAAACATGTTTGGGTTCGATGCTAATTATAAAACAGTAAATATTGCCGAAGCTTCATCAAATGGATTGGAGTTTTTCTTATCATTAAAAAATGTTAGAGGACTAAATATTACGTCATCATATACATATAATAAATCAAAGGATGAGCACTCCCTAAGCTCCGATTATAATCAGCAATTATTAAGAAGACCCAAGCATCAATTCTCAATTTCAACATATTATATTTTTAATATTGACCTCTCTGTCGGAACAGAATATAGATTTGTTGGAGAACGTGACGATAAAGATTTCTCAGCATTTCCCGCCGCACGTGTTACTATGCCAAGTTATAGTATTTTAGATTTATCG
- a CDS encoding succinate dehydrogenase cytochrome b subunit — protein MSWFWKSINSSIGKKLVMAITGICLILFLKIHLFNNLTLFAGPDVFNTVVKSLDGIKPLIRIIEVILATIFILHIFNGFKLYLENKKARPVEYTISGASKNSTIFSRTMIHSGSIILIFLVVHLRTMWVSFNFDAQIHENHTYYETVSAAFQNPIYASFYILSMFVLGFHLNHGFQSAFQTFGWNNNKYFPIIKIIGTVYSVLVALLFASIPVYFLFFFGGN, from the coding sequence ATGAGCTGGTTTTGGAAAAGTATCAATTCATCAATCGGCAAAAAGTTGGTTATGGCAATAACCGGCATTTGTCTGATTTTGTTTTTAAAAATACATTTGTTCAATAATCTTACACTGTTTGCCGGTCCGGATGTATTTAATACTGTTGTAAAAAGTTTAGATGGTATTAAACCTTTAATCCGTATTATTGAAGTTATTTTAGCGACTATTTTTATTCTTCACATTTTTAACGGCTTCAAACTGTATTTGGAAAATAAAAAAGCTCGTCCGGTTGAATATACAATCAGCGGGGCTTCAAAAAACTCCACAATATTTTCAAGAACAATGATTCACTCCGGTTCAATTATTCTAATATTTCTGGTAGTTCATTTAAGAACAATGTGGGTATCATTTAATTTTGATGCGCAGATACATGAAAATCATACTTACTACGAAACAGTATCAGCGGCATTTCAAAATCCCATTTATGCGAGCTTCTATATACTCTCGATGTTCGTTCTGGGATTTCATCTTAATCATGGTTTCCAAAGCGCGTTTCAAACATTTGGCTGGAATAACAATAAATACTTTCCCATAATTAAAATTATTGGAACTGTATATTCGGTTTTGGTTGCTTTATTGTTCGCTTCAATTCCGGTTTACTTTTTATTTTTCTTCGGAGGTAACTAA
- a CDS encoding fumarate reductase/succinate dehydrogenase flavoprotein subunit codes for MIKLDSKIPEGPIQDKWTNHKFNMKLVNPANKRKFDIIVVGTGLAGASAAASLGELGYNVKAFTYHDSPRRAHSIAAQGGINAAKNYQNDGDSVYRLFYDTVKGGDFRAREANVYRLAEVSNNIIDQCVAQGVPFAREYGGLLDNRSFGGALVSRTFYAKGQTGQQLLLGAYSAMNRQINTGKVKLFNRREMLDLVVVDGVAKGIVVRNLLTGEIEKHSAHAVILATGGYANVFFLSTNAMLCNTTAIWRAHRRGAAFANPCYTQIHPTCLPVHGENQSKLTLMSESLRNDGRIWVSKIKNDMRKPNDIPEEERDYYLERKYPTYGNLSPRDISSRAAKEAFDDGRGAQGQEAVYLDFKDAINRLGQKLIEERYGNLFEIYQTITGENPYQVPMKIYPAPHYTMGGLWVDYNLMSTIPGLFVAGEANFSDHGANRLGASALMQGLADGYFVIPYTIGNYLAGDKPSLVKTDHPEFDKVKNEAEENTKKLLSIKGKKTVDEIHKKLGRVMWNKVGMARNEKGLKEAIQEIKAIREDFWKDVNVVGENNDVNQCLERALRVADFLELGELMAVDALDRNESCGGHFREEYQTEEGEAKRDDENYTYVAAWEFENAGKWNLHKENLEFENVKLAQRSYK; via the coding sequence ATGATAAAATTAGATTCTAAAATTCCGGAAGGGCCAATTCAAGATAAATGGACAAATCATAAGTTCAATATGAAACTTGTGAATCCGGCAAATAAAAGAAAATTTGATATAATAGTTGTAGGCACTGGATTAGCAGGAGCTTCTGCCGCCGCAAGTTTGGGAGAACTGGGCTACAATGTAAAAGCATTTACTTATCACGATAGTCCCCGCCGCGCTCATAGTATTGCCGCGCAGGGTGGAATTAATGCCGCAAAAAATTATCAGAATGATGGCGATTCCGTATATAGATTATTTTATGATACCGTTAAAGGGGGCGATTTCCGCGCCCGCGAGGCTAATGTTTATAGACTGGCAGAAGTTAGCAATAATATTATTGATCAATGCGTCGCACAAGGTGTTCCATTTGCACGTGAGTATGGGGGATTGCTCGATAACCGCTCATTCGGCGGCGCGCTTGTTTCGAGAACTTTTTACGCTAAAGGACAAACAGGACAGCAATTGTTACTTGGTGCTTATAGTGCAATGAATCGTCAGATAAATACAGGCAAAGTTAAGTTATTCAACAGAAGAGAAATGCTTGATTTAGTTGTAGTGGATGGCGTTGCTAAAGGAATAGTTGTTAGGAATTTGTTAACAGGAGAAATTGAGAAGCACTCAGCACATGCGGTTATACTTGCCACGGGTGGATACGCTAACGTTTTCTTCTTATCAACCAACGCAATGTTGTGCAATACTACCGCTATATGGCGCGCTCATCGAAGAGGTGCCGCTTTTGCAAATCCATGCTATACACAAATACATCCTACATGTCTTCCAGTTCATGGTGAAAACCAATCTAAACTTACTTTAATGAGTGAGAGTCTTCGTAATGATGGCAGAATATGGGTTTCAAAAATTAAAAATGATATGCGTAAGCCGAATGATATTCCTGAAGAGGAAAGAGATTATTATCTCGAAAGAAAATATCCTACTTATGGAAATCTTTCACCTCGCGATATTTCATCCCGTGCGGCAAAAGAAGCGTTTGATGATGGTCGCGGCGCTCAAGGACAGGAAGCTGTTTATCTCGATTTTAAAGATGCTATTAATCGGCTTGGTCAAAAATTAATTGAAGAACGTTACGGCAACTTATTTGAGATCTATCAAACTATTACGGGGGAAAATCCTTATCAAGTGCCAATGAAAATATATCCCGCACCCCATTATACTATGGGAGGATTATGGGTAGATTATAATTTGATGAGCACAATTCCAGGCTTATTTGTTGCTGGTGAGGCCAACTTTTCCGATCATGGTGCAAACCGGCTTGGAGCAAGCGCATTAATGCAGGGTTTAGCGGATGGCTATTTTGTAATTCCATACACTATCGGAAACTATCTAGCCGGTGATAAACCTAGTTTGGTTAAAACAGATCATCCTGAATTTGATAAAGTTAAAAATGAAGCGGAAGAAAACACGAAAAAACTTCTCTCAATTAAAGGAAAGAAAACGGTTGATGAGATTCATAAAAAGCTTGGCAGAGTAATGTGGAATAAAGTTGGAATGGCTAGAAATGAAAAGGGATTGAAAGAAGCTATTCAGGAAATAAAAGCGATTCGAGAGGATTTCTGGAAAGATGTGAATGTGGTTGGAGAAAATAATGATGTTAATCAATGCCTCGAACGCGCGCTTCGTGTTGCCGATTTTCTTGAGCTTGGTGAATTAATGGCTGTTGACGCTCTCGATAGAAATGAATCGTGCGGCGGTCATTTTAGAGAAGAATATCAAACAGAAGAGGGGGAAGCTAAACGTGACGATGAAAATTATACTTACGTAGCTGCCTGGGAATTTGAGAATGCGGGTAAATGGAATCTTCACAAAGAAAACCTTGAATTTGAAAATGTAAAACTAGCGCAAAGGAGTTATAAATAA